From the Populus nigra chromosome 13, ddPopNigr1.1, whole genome shotgun sequence genome, the window GAGTTTGATGCTTAGGATTATCATCAGTTACATTGAAGAAAGTTTCCTCCGTGGGGCCTAAGCAATCTGCACGCAGCTGCTGAAACGGGCACTTCCCATTGTAGTAGAGCTTCCCCGATATCAGATGGGGAGGACACACCAAAGAATTTTGATGCTGCACAGATAACCTCACCGTTATCATTTCTGATAATAGCGTCTAAGCCAATACCTTCGTTGTCAAAAATGGCAACTTCTGTGTTGAGTATCAGGCGGCAGCAGGTGGGTTCCAGTTTTGGTGGCTCGCCGTGGTTCCATATTGACCTCAATCTCCAGGGCTGGTGTTCCCGTCATATTCTTAACCTGCACTCCTCTCTTTTCCAAGTTATCCTTGGCGGGAAGGACATTGAGGCACGCtctccaaataaaatttatgatccaTCTTCCTgaccataagaaaaaagaaaaatcccaaAGCAAAATAATCTTACAGCTTGCAGCATTATTACGTCCTGTTGGGAATTTTAAACACTACTGATTCATCAAAAGTAAATGTTTGAACTTGCAGATTTAGAATCCAATTCCATATAcaataagttttgaaaaaaaatgttgaaggtTCACCTTTGCTCCAAACAGCAATACACTAGGATCATGTTGTGTGCAAGATGGTTTATTCAAGAAATTAGTATGATCTAAAATCTCAGCAACATTTCCACCACTGTGCATCCAAAGCTCCATATATCAGTTCGAGAATCATACCCACCACTTCTACGATTAGCAATTTCCGGAGCCATCCAATATGAACTTCTCGAGCCAGGCTTCAAAGACTGGCTATCTTCCATAATAGACAAACCAAAACCAGCAAGTTTTATGTTTCCAGATTCGGTCACCAATATGTTTGCACATTTAAGATCTCTGTGAATCACATTACAACTATGAACATACTTCAGACCCTGCAAAATCTGTCGAGTATAATGAGAAACTTGGGATTCCATGAAAGGGTGATTGATTCTTGTATGCTTGTTCAAGGGTGCCATGGCTTACAAGCTCTAGAAAGatataaagcttttttttttatccttgtctGTTCCATAGTACTGAATTATGTTTTCATGATCCAAAAGTCTCAATATAGCAATCTCCTTCTCAAGAGAGCAAAGAGGTTTCTAATCACTAAGTGAAACTTGCTTCACAGCAAAAAATATTCCATCTTCACTGGATCCTCTGTATACTGATGCGAATGACCCGCTTCCAAAATAAGATCACCCTTGTTCCAGTTCTTAATTGTACGTCTTCGTTCGTCTACTAATCTGCCAAGGATTTGGCATAATTGTTATGCTTTTCACTTTGTCTTCTACCAATCCACAAGTGAACTGCCAGATATTAACTATTTTTGCAGGAAGAGAAAGATCTCAAATCCGAGAGTTATCCCTGCTTATCAACAGCATCTACAAATGGTTTTAACTTTTGAGAGTTGGCTTGGGATAGTTATTTCAAGATTTTCCTTAAATACACCACTTGTGTATGGAAGGTTTTACTAATACCCTTGTGTATCTTGTATGTCATTAGATTTATCACGCACCACGATGCATGtaatagctattttttttttataaagatatttagATGCTgcgagtgttttttttttttttaaaaagaaatccaatAATTTAGGTTATAATTtcaaccaattaaataaattagcttTATTTAcatcatacaaaaaaaacacaacaataacaaacaaaaaaaatatattaaaaaacgattatgattgaaaaaaaaagctttattcAAGAGCGAAAAGacaatattgtttattttttagttaattaaacaTGGTAAGACGGAATAGAgtaaaaaagggataaaaaaaatgatgtaagCCAATCCGAGCTAACATGATAGACATGTAATTTGAGCATTAAGGGTTGAGCTAGTtaaggttaacctgtcaaacttatGTTTTAGATCATGAAATCAGgataatctaaaagaaaaaaaaatataaaaaaaccaaaaagttattgaaaaaacaaaacaatatcattcGAGGATATCGAaagagaaataagaaaaaaaaaagatgtcaaccccctgttaattttttaaactcgtGACCCAGGTTATCAGACTGAAAGcactatacatgaaaaaattataaagcttgat encodes:
- the LOC133671456 gene encoding mitogen-activated protein kinase HOG1-like, translated to MAPLNKHTRINHPFMESQVSHYTRQILQGLKYVHSCNVIHRDLKCANILVTESGNIKLAGFGLSIMEDSQSLKPGSRSSYWMAPEIANRRSGRWIINFIWRACLNVLPAKDNLEKRGVQVKNMTGTPALEIEHQNSLVCPPHLISGKLYYNGKCPFQQLRADCLGPTEETFFNVTDDNPKHQTQFEHAFILKPQLMARCCTKNLQSGFRHARICKGTDANQHLLSTIHAKSYFKKYV